GATCTGAAAACATAAGCGCAATTATGTTGCTCAAAATCTCTGATACACCACAGATGTAAGGCACAACTGACATGACTCAAAGAAGCAAAATCAAATCTATacaaaacctttatttatttatttatttatttgagagGGGAAAGTGCAATCCTGTTTGGATAAGGTCATGAGTAAGTGAGAGGTATAATACTTCCTTATAGCAGGCTGACGTACTACCTTGTATTTCTACTTCTGATACCTTAGATTAATTTGACACACCCACATACAGCCAAACCAGTCATTGCTGCAGTAAATCAGACATCAGTCACTCAGTCAAAATGTTACCAGGAATGCGGATCAGTGTTGGGTGGATTTATCAGGCACCCAAGATCTGTGAAGtgttaaaacaacagaaatctACGCAAGAAGACACCAAGAGGTACGAAACTTAACAATACACAGCTCTGTGTATTTTAAACTGCACTGGCTCTATTGGGATTTTCTCCGTGACTGTCCCAGCCTTGTTCTGCTTCAATTTTGTACAATGTAGCTGAGATGGCAATAACTACATCATTCCAGCGGGCAAATAACTGTATAATATGATGATGATTACTTCTAAACCCAACTGATCTTTAGTTTTTAGTAGAGAGCTGGGTTTCACAATTCCTTCAATAGAACATccataaatgtaatttcactACAAGGCAAGCTCAAATGTTCCAGGCCCTTTTCAACTTAGTTAAAGGTAGCAAACCTTTGAAAGATTTTTCAATTTGATTTTGCACTGCTGTTACTTTctcaaagcaaagaaacaatCTTTTAAAAGCCTACAGGGAAACCTGTCCTCTCTGCTGAATGACTGTACGCTCTGGAATGAAGAAAGTCCAGAAGGTGTTCTTCACCCAGTGGTGGAAAGTAACAAATGCAAATCTCAAAGATTTATCTGTAATATGCCCTTTTAAAGTTGTACTTAAGTAAAGTTTTGGAGGTTTGTGTTCACTCCAAGACAGGGAAAAATTACTTCACAGAACTTTGAAAATCGGCTTCTACTAATTTCCAGTTTGCACAGTAGACaagaaggaagagaggagagagaagaatgaAGACAGGTAgggatgtttggaggaaaacggagagggaggaaagagagagggtcAAGTCATTGTTTAACTTTCACTTATATTGGAGCAACAGTTGACCAGGTGTATCTGTAGCCTACTTTCACTCAAGTACTGGATCTGTGTACTTTGTCCAGCACTGGCTACATTTTTATACCCTTATTCAGATGTAAAACTGGTCTTACTGCTCAAAATATTGGTCTCCTGCAGACCAATATTTCTCATACGTGATGAACTGCTTAAAGAATCTCTCTCCAAATTCCCAGATTATATGACAACGTGATGACGTGAGTGATGTGGCTTCAGGGTTAAAATGGGTGATTGTTGCTTTAAGAGTGCCTGATTAGCCAATCACCGGCCAGCAGGCGGCACATTTCCTGCTCCCACTGGCTCAGCCTCTTCCCTCTGCGTCAGAGGACAGACGCTCATGTGGAAGCATTATGGAGTCCAGTATCCATGAGGAATATGACGAATAATCCATGGCTAGGTTGCTGTTTATTACAGTTCAAGTGCGTAATGTGAGTCTGTGAAAATTTAAGTTAGACTGTGTTTATCTAATATGAGTGTAATTATTCTCTGAAGGGGGGAGCAGCAGTAAACTCTGTCATCTCGTTCCCATTTTAAGTGCGTTTTAACTGAGTCAtcagaaaacagtgaaggaacGTAAAAAGATGGCAAAGGATGATGGTTTGGTTGTTTAATATCACTGTCTGTGAATCCAGCAAGTAAATTACATCATAACAAAAGGGAGTTATATGGAGGAGATTGATCAGAAATGAGGATAGATACCTTTTATGAAAAGTATATTACAGATATTGCAAGCAAAATGTAAATTGTATATCCCTCTATTACCTGGTTATGGGTTTATATGTTCCATATTTTGTTATGGGTATGTTTCAGACAGCACACCAACAAGTTTCATCACTCCAAGAACCAGCTATATACTTAAAGAGTAAACAGGAAACCCTGGACTTCTCAGCAGACTGTCCACAGATCTGCAGTCATGGAGGCCAGCCTATGCCCTCAGGATGGAGCAaagaagcagaaggagaaaacTTCAAGTCGTCTCTCTGTGAGAACTAACTTCTCAAAAGATGAGCCCCCAAATTTCAGCAATGAGAAAAGGTATGTTTGGAAATGATCCCATCATTTAATCTCTGCTGCCAACTGCGTGAAACCAAGTGTGATCTTTGCGATGTGAATTCATTCAGGATCACGCTTTCTCCTTTTCCAATTCAGCCTGagaaaaaatgttcagtctGCAAATAccttgtttttaacttttttttttttttttaaactgtttcaTCCCATTTATATTTGCAGACCTTGACaatatttgttgaaaaaaaaaatgctgataagATGCATAAAATGTTTACAACAAAAGTGGCAAATATTACATGTCTACATAATATATGAACGAGTAACgagttttgttcttttattgGGCCCATGAGAGAGCCATTTCATATCAAGTTTGCCTGTGTGGGTTACACCAAGGTACTCCAGCCTCCAAAGTTACTTGTTTACACTAAACTGCTGTGAACGTGAATGGCTCTCCATCTTTATATGTCAGCCCCGTGATAGACTGACAATCCATCGTGGCCCAGTGTCAGCTGGTATTTGCTTTAGTCCCCCTGTGACTAAAATTGATCATGGATGAATAATCAAGAGTAATCTATGTTAAATCCACCTTAAAGAACACAATTTTAAGAGAGAGGATTTGATGAAACTAACAATTTTCTGTAAGAATCTTGAAATCATTCTCATGGTTTAAAGCTTTTCATAATTTGTCACATGAAGGAACCCTCCATGTTCTGAGACAGATGGGATGGATGCAAACTATGAACAGGGGCGGACTTCTCCCTCTCTGAAGCATAACAACTCACTGGAGCGGGGTGTTACATTTAAATCCACACCATCAACACCTGGTCCACACGGTGTGCAACAGGTATGTTACAGCTGTCTAATCTTAATTACAgtattttttgtttggaaaGAAACTTTTAATACTCTTAAAATATCGTATGTCAATAGTTTTATTTTACCTTGTTGGTGTATAGGTAGAATCTGAACTCAAACTCCCACCTGAGATTAAGGACTGGACCAAAGAACATGTCAAACACTGGCTGATTGTTGAACTTAGAGTACCACAAAAGATTGCAAACAGTCTCTTTGAACAAGAGCTGTCAGGAGCTTGCCTGGTCTCCTTTGAGAAAAACGACTTGATAGAACTTGGTGTTCCACCAGCTCCAGCAATACAAATCATACGACAGGTTGAGAAGTTCAGCAGAGATTCAGAGACTTCTGAGCCACACGGGAGAATGCCAAAGAGACATTATGAACTCAGTAAAGGGGAACTACATAAAACTGCAGAGATGGATGCTGTGACAAGGAATGAGAATGAAACTGAGGAAACTGAAACAGTGTCATCAGATTCAGGCTTTCAAAGTCAAAGTTCCACTGCACAGATTTTgcagagagcaagagacagaATAAGATCTGTAATAGATCAGAACACcataaatgacacacaaatagaaaatgaaactaCAGAGAATgtatcatttttacatttaaagaagTCAATATGTCAGCTCCGGCCCTTTGACAAAAGCAACTGCAACATCTTCTACCTTGAAAATGACATACTTCCTCCTATCGCCGGTCCAAGTAATCTCCTTGACCCGATACATGAGTATCAGCTTCTGCTAAGTGCAGATGAAGCCAGTGAAAGAGAAATCCTTTATGAGTTCACAAAAGAAGTTTTCACTTTTGCTGCAAGCTGCATGAATTCACGAACCAATGGCACAATCCATTTTGGAGTGCAGCACCAGTCAGATCAGGGACATGGTGAAGTAATTGGACACCATATCACCTCTTTCAGTAAATATAATGAGGCCTTCGAATCATGTCTCAGTGAATACTTTGAAGAAAAGCATGTTAATGCTGCCAGAATGTGCATCAGGCCTCCAAAATTTATCCAAGTTAATCTCCTTGATGGAAGAACTTCAAACAAATGGGTGATTGAGGTGGATGTAGTCCCAACATATTCAGAGACCCAACAGAATATTTTCTATACTCTGTTGAGTGTTGCATCAGcaggaaaaaagcaacaatgcAAAACTGAATGCATCTTTGTGCGAGACGGCCTGAGGTCTATCAATATTCTAGCAGATACTAATCCTCGAGTATGTCAAGAAAAGATGAAACATTTGGCTGATAGAGTACAGTGTTTGGCCTCAGCACGGAAGGCagcagaggaacaggaagaaacaaaaccaTTCCAAGGCCACcagggtcaaaggttaaagcaGCTGATAACTTGTGGAAGAGATTCATTTGAGACAACCCTTCAATTCATTGTTGTCACAGACAAATGTCATTCCAGCCAACTGGAACACTTGGAGTTCCTCAAAGAGCTTAAGTTGTTTGCAGTACTTGATTTTGATCCAGAGTCTGATAAAAATGGAACATGCAATTTTTACAGAAGAGATCACGTAGCCAATCTGCACTACCCATCCATGTACACCACTCAGGACAGTGTAACTGCTGCCATTGGAAAACTGAACTTGTTTAAGCAAACAAGTTGGATTTTCTGCAATGGACGAGTAAATGAAACcagtgagacagacaggccTCTGACAGATGGTGAATGGCTTAAAAAACGCTCTGGGGAGGTTAACAACacagtttcatttctttgtaaCCCTGATTTGCTTTCCAAAGACACACGAGTGATGTTCATCCTACACTCTGCAGTAACTGACATCTCAAGCCCTATTTTAGAGACGTTCTGTGCAATGTATCGTACTCTAGAAGGAGCAGACAATATGTTGTGCAtctgcaaaaacacagatgtgttcAAGCACTGGCAGCAACTGATTGAGATTCGCTGCAAGGAGGACATCACCAGCAAATGCATCTATGAACTGAGTCTGAATGAAATATCATGCACCATCCTGAAACTCAGGGAGCCCCAAACACAGTCTTCCAGGAGATTTCTGCCATCCACCGGCTCAAGTTCCGTCCTGCTAgcaaaaaaagatgaggagCTTATGAGTGTTTTGGATATACTATGTGAGAACGAATGCCAAGACACAGAAATTGAAACAAAAGCTTCCTTTGAtgagttcaaaaacaaaacagaggaggaCTTTTACAGAGGAGGACAAGTCTCGTGGTGGAATTTTTACCTTTCTGAGATGAAAGGCAGCCTGCCATTCATCAAACGAGACAAATTCAATGAGCTGTATGACCTGATCACCCCTGTGGAGGGTTACACCATTCCATTTGTTATGATCAATCTCTTCCATCATCCTGGATGTGGGGGAACAACTCTAGCCATGCATGTTCTTTGGAACTTGAAGCATAAATTCAGATGTGCTGTTGTTAAAAACAACATTGCAACTAACAATGAAGTTGCTGCCCAAGTCATGACTCTACTGACATACGGCAGAGAGGACCAGTCAGGATGCACGCCTGTTCTGCTTTTGGTGGACAACCGGGACGATGTAGAGGACCTGAAGCAGTCAATCATTAGCATGATTAGGAAAAGAATTAACAGCATAATGGTAATCATTCTGAACTGTGAGAGGACCCAGTTCCCTCGTGAGAGCGCCACCAATAGCCGCATCTCAAACGTGTTCATCACCAACAAGTTATCGAGCAAGGAGCAGAGTTTGTTTTCTGAGAAGCTTCAGCAAGTCAAGGAGAACCACAATAACCCAGAGACTTTCTATGCTTTCATGATTATGACAAATAATTTCAGTGAGACCTACATCACAAATGTGGTGAGCAACATAGTCAAAGATCTTGACCCCAACAATCTACAAGGTCGGCTTTTCTCTTTCCTAGCTTTGCTGAACACCTACATCAACGGATCCTACATGTCACTCTCTTTGTGTGAATCGTTACTGGGATTAAGGAGTGCTCTACGGAAGCAAGAAACCCTGGATGACATGATGAATCCTTATTCAACACTGATGATCACCTTCACTGCAGAGGACCATGGCACCTACAAAGCAGTACGATTCTTACACCAGATGATTGCAAACAAGTGTCTTGAAATCCTTACCAAGGAATACAAACTTTCTCTGGCTGAGATAACTACCGATGTCTTGCACTGTGATCGAATCTACAGGTCGTGCATGGGAAAGGACTTTCTGGTCCAAAACATCCAAAGCATGCTCATCACACGTCACAGAAAAGAACAAGGAGATGACAAAGACACTTTGTTTTCCCCATTGATTGAACAAATGCATGAGGAGGAAGGCCACGAAATAACCAAACAAGTCCTTGAAAAAGCCACAGAAACGTTTGACAGAAGTGCAACAGTGCCACAAGCACTGGCAAGATACTTGTGCTTGAAAGTGAAAGACTTTGAATCTGCACTCAAGTGGGCTTTGGATGCACAAAGGAAAAATCCAAATTCCTACATTGCAGATACAGTTGGACAAGTATACAAGAGCCGCCTCAAAAATGAGAT
Above is a genomic segment from Echeneis naucrates chromosome 19, fEcheNa1.1, whole genome shotgun sequence containing:
- the LOC115060322 gene encoding sterile alpha motif domain-containing protein 9-like, which gives rise to MEASLCPQDGAKKQKEKTSSRLSVRTNFSKDEPPNFSNEKRNPPCSETDGMDANYEQGRTSPSLKHNNSLERGVTFKSTPSTPGPHGVQQVESELKLPPEIKDWTKEHVKHWLIVELRVPQKIANSLFEQELSGACLVSFEKNDLIELGVPPAPAIQIIRQVEKFSRDSETSEPHGRMPKRHYELSKGELHKTAEMDAVTRNENETEETETVSSDSGFQSQSSTAQILQRARDRIRSVIDQNTINDTQIENETTENVSFLHLKKSICQLRPFDKSNCNIFYLENDILPPIAGPSNLLDPIHEYQLLLSADEASEREILYEFTKEVFTFAASCMNSRTNGTIHFGVQHQSDQGHGEVIGHHITSFSKYNEAFESCLSEYFEEKHVNAARMCIRPPKFIQVNLLDGRTSNKWVIEVDVVPTYSETQQNIFYTLLSVASAGKKQQCKTECIFVRDGLRSINILADTNPRVCQEKMKHLADRVQCLASARKAAEEQEETKPFQGHQGQRLKQLITCGRDSFETTLQFIVVTDKCHSSQLEHLEFLKELKLFAVLDFDPESDKNGTCNFYRRDHVANLHYPSMYTTQDSVTAAIGKLNLFKQTSWIFCNGRVNETSETDRPLTDGEWLKKRSGEVNNTVSFLCNPDLLSKDTRVMFILHSAVTDISSPILETFCAMYRTLEGADNMLCICKNTDVFKHWQQLIEIRCKEDITSKCIYELSLNEISCTILKLREPQTQSSRRFLPSTGSSSVLLAKKDEELMSVLDILCENECQDTEIETKASFDEFKNKTEEDFYRGGQVSWWNFYLSEMKGSLPFIKRDKFNELYDLITPVEGYTIPFVMINLFHHPGCGGTTLAMHVLWNLKHKFRCAVVKNNIATNNEVAAQVMTLLTYGREDQSGCTPVLLLVDNRDDVEDLKQSIISMIRKRINSIMVIILNCERTQFPRESATNSRISNVFITNKLSSKEQSLFSEKLQQVKENHNNPETFYAFMIMTNNFSETYITNVVSNIVKDLDPNNLQGRLFSFLALLNTYINGSYMSLSLCESLLGLRSALRKQETLDDMMNPYSTLMITFTAEDHGTYKAVRFLHQMIANKCLEILTKEYKLSLAEITTDVLHCDRIYRSCMGKDFLVQNIQSMLITRHRKEQGDDKDTLFSPLIEQMHEEEGHEITKQVLEKATETFDRSATVPQALARYLCLKVKDFESALKWALDAQRKNPNSYIADTVGQVYKSRLKNEIESCENLTPETLDKCLTLGFKAIKAFQDSQELAKKDEQVDPFDLVTKRKSKSYNTSGYIGETEVTMLLLSIIKDLPLFAVGDKHKRDQMLHFLRDQHPVSSLHDHSKKAFGQFFTVLAEHERSLMSLKPRLKEIFTFFEHYFLYLKPRSMERETADERHKRKVSEYFKKYIELFNLSEEEKASETASKPKLSLSQAIVDQRCYLEIKRADSFAGLLQCLNEKNPKEMERILEKWQFILDNSPRKSVADTANYILANIVLYNFKPSSKLLRKFDDLVDLLNTELQKEGINSRVTELYYLSMLLMWPSHQQRLEQTATNKDISMYIASARKSFQKRFSYMFPARSTIAHFFLGKSSGLGRIVSKVKLDHILITVSKKEDSQCGLSSQSRHRHNLWQTGAAWKEPEVQKKLLRVKGKSENGEIYVIYGGNLKMMVRPVYLGDIRSGYSREDVSFYLGFTMEGPVAYDIKYENDP